A single genomic interval of Oncorhynchus mykiss isolate Arlee chromosome 13, USDA_OmykA_1.1, whole genome shotgun sequence harbors:
- the LOC110487542 gene encoding chondroadherin-like protein isoform X2, producing the protein MLLVILLPAQAGKCPKFCICDNSKLTMACIGKNLTQVPPTIDEITVKLDLSKNDIQVLPTHAFLHIPHLTHLTLQRCNIRAVREGAFRTLGRLVSLNLANNNIEILYQESFDGLSSLKQLTLDHNRVEEIQPGAFTQLGFLNMLSLTHNQLVYIPNMAFRGLHNIKWLRLSRNSLNNLAMEAFAGLFTLTRLSLNHNELQFFPTQTMTRLAQVTRLDLSYNPMTYLGEDTVSMPKLTHLYLDHMSLQDISDTAMSQAPLLSHLDLSHNQLRFLEPLSGPMELARLNLTGNPIHCNCYLRPLKEWAKKGKVKLMGVCAGPPHLSDETLEGVGPMELRCRSREDMIKEEFEEQEETRERALPTAKPKKKIKCPDNCDCDVKAQHATCENRGHTKVPYGFPSNSQLLDLRSNHFHYIPSNSFPGTDQVVSLHLEHCKVREIEGGSFRGMKGLVYLYLSDNDLTSLGSETFIGAPELTYLHLEGNQLAMFPGAALAPLPSLLVLHLERNTIGKLERTGQLSSVPKLRGLYLTNNTISTIAPGALNSAHLDTLHLGSNQLAEVPTDGLSKASSLTELCLSGNFIRWVGPKAFLPVSKSLRQLYMDDMGLEKMSRDSLVGLGSGLTTLSLGGNQLEELPDLSPLTGLEVINLAHNPLLCDCTLLPLRRWMENVSLKMTATCGHPPEFRGQSVRDVHVFKSCPGESASPGKTLKGFKDTKSINPKPTLLKVTMAKAKPGKAKPMPTKPKAKPLKNPKAPASQKTRRLIKSRKSVM; encoded by the exons ATGCTCTTGGTCATACTTTTACCAGCTCAAGCGGGAAAGTGCCCAAAGTTCTGCATCTGCGACAACTCCAAACTCACCATGGCCTGTATCGGCAAGAATCTGACTCAGGTTCCCCCCACCATAGATGAG attacagtGAAACTGGACCTGAGTAAAAACGATATCCAGGTGCTGCCGACCCATGCGTTCCTGCACATCCCGCACCTCACGCACCTCACCCTGCAGCGGTGTAACATCAGAGCGGTGCGTGAGGGGGCCTTCCGCACCCTGGGCCGTCTGGTCTCCCTCAACCtggccaacaacaacattgagatCCTTTACCAG GAGTCTTTTGACGGCCTGTCATCCCTAAAGCAGCTGACGTTGGACCATAACCGTGTTGAGGAGATCCAGCCAGGGGCCTTCACTCAGCTGGGCTTCCTCAACATGCTGTCCCTCACACATAACCAGCTGGTCTACATCCCCAACATGGCCTTCCGGGGCCTGCACAACATCAAGTGGCTGCGTCTCAGTCGCAACTCCCTCAACAACCTGGCCATGGAGGCCTTCGCTGGCCTCTTCACCCTCACACGCCTCAGCCTCAACCACAATGAGCTGCAGTTCTTCCCCACACAGACTATGACCCG GCTGGCTCAAGTTACCCGCCTGGACCTGAGCTACAACCCCATGACATACCTGGGTGAGGATACTGTCTCCATGCCGAAGCTCACCCACCTCTACCTGGACCACATGTCCCTACAGGACATCTCAGACACAGCCATGTCCCaggcccccctcctctcccacctggaccTCAGCCACAACCAGCTGCGCTTCCTGGAGCCCCTCTCCGGCCCCATGGAGCTAGCCCGCCTCAACCTAACAGGAAACCCCATCCACTGTAACTGCTACCTGAGGCCCCTGAAGGAGTGGGCCAAGAAAGGGAAGGTGAAGTTGATGGGGGTCTGTGCGggtccccctcacctctctgatgAGACCCTGGAGGGAGTGGGGCCTATGGAGCTGCGGTGCCGGAGCAGGGAGGACATGATAAAGGAGGAGTTTGAAGAGCAGGAGGAGACCAGGGAGCGTGCACTGCCCACAGCCAAGCCTAAGAAGAAGATCAAGTGTCCTGATAACTGTGACTGCGAC GTGAAGGCTCAGCACGCCACATGTGAGAACCGTGGTCACACCAAAGTCCCCTACGGCTTCCCCTCTAATTCCCAGCTCCTGGACCTGCGCAGCAACCACTTCCATTACATCCCTAGCAACAGTTTCCCCGGTACAGACCAGGTGGTCTCTCTGCATCTGGAGCACTGCAAGGTCCGTGAGATCGAAGGCGGTTCCTTCCGGGGCATGAAGGGCCTGGTCTACCTCTACCTGTCTGACAATGACCTCACCTCCCTGGGCTCAGAGACTTTCATTGGGGCCCCTGAGCTCACCTACCTCCACCTGGAAGGGAACCAGCTGGCCATGTTCCCTGGGGCTGCCCTGGCCCCCCTGCCCAGCCTGCTTGTGCTCCACCTGGAGCGGAACACTATCGGTAAGCTGGAGCGGACAGGCCAGCTCTCCTCAGTCCCCAAGTTGAGAGGACTCTACCTGACCAATAACACCATATCCACTATAGCCCCTGGTGCTCTCAACTCCGCCCACCTAGATACTCTTCATCTGGGGTCCAATCAACTTGCTGAGGTGCCTACCGACGGGCTGTCCAAGGCCTCCAGTCTGACCGAGCTCTGCCTCTCCGGAAATTTCATTCGTTGGGTCGGACCAAAGGCGTTCCTTCCTGTGTCCAAGAGCCTAAGGCAGCTGTATATGGATGACATGGGTCTGGAGAAG ATGTCCAGAGACTCCCTGGTGGGGCTGGGCTCTGGGCTGACTACTCTGTCTCTGGGGGGGAACCAGCTGGAGGAGCTGCCTGACCTGAGCCCACTCACTGGGCTGGAGGTCATCAACCTGGCTCACAACCCCCTGCTATGTGATTGCACCCTGCTGCCACTCCGCAG gTGGATGGAGAATGTGAGTCTGAAGATGACAGCCACCTGTGGTCATCCTCCTGAGTTCCGGGGCCAAAGTGTGAGGGATGTCCATGTCTTTAAGAGCTGTCCAGGGGAGAGTGCTTCTCCTGGCAAGACCCTCAAAGGATTCAAGGACACAAAATCAATAAATCCCAAACCCACTCTCCTCAAGGTGACCATGGCAAAAGCCAAGCCAGGAAAGGCTAAACCCATGCCAACCAAGCCCAAAGCCAAGCCTCTGAAGAACCCTAAGGCACCAGCATCCCAAAAAACAAGAAGACTTATAAAAAGTAGGAAATCAGTGATGTAA
- the LOC110487542 gene encoding chondroadherin-like protein isoform X1: protein MSNLTNSTMKMCSFADCLSRWLVAVLMLLVILLPAQAGKCPKFCICDNSKLTMACIGKNLTQVPPTIDEITVKLDLSKNDIQVLPTHAFLHIPHLTHLTLQRCNIRAVREGAFRTLGRLVSLNLANNNIEILYQESFDGLSSLKQLTLDHNRVEEIQPGAFTQLGFLNMLSLTHNQLVYIPNMAFRGLHNIKWLRLSRNSLNNLAMEAFAGLFTLTRLSLNHNELQFFPTQTMTRLAQVTRLDLSYNPMTYLGEDTVSMPKLTHLYLDHMSLQDISDTAMSQAPLLSHLDLSHNQLRFLEPLSGPMELARLNLTGNPIHCNCYLRPLKEWAKKGKVKLMGVCAGPPHLSDETLEGVGPMELRCRSREDMIKEEFEEQEETRERALPTAKPKKKIKCPDNCDCDVKAQHATCENRGHTKVPYGFPSNSQLLDLRSNHFHYIPSNSFPGTDQVVSLHLEHCKVREIEGGSFRGMKGLVYLYLSDNDLTSLGSETFIGAPELTYLHLEGNQLAMFPGAALAPLPSLLVLHLERNTIGKLERTGQLSSVPKLRGLYLTNNTISTIAPGALNSAHLDTLHLGSNQLAEVPTDGLSKASSLTELCLSGNFIRWVGPKAFLPVSKSLRQLYMDDMGLEKMSRDSLVGLGSGLTTLSLGGNQLEELPDLSPLTGLEVINLAHNPLLCDCTLLPLRRWMENVSLKMTATCGHPPEFRGQSVRDVHVFKSCPGESASPGKTLKGFKDTKSINPKPTLLKVTMAKAKPGKAKPMPTKPKAKPLKNPKAPASQKTRRLIKSRKSVM from the exons ATGTCAAATTTGacaaattcaaccatgaag ATGTGTTCCTTTGCGGATTGCCTCTCTAGGTGGCTAGTTGCGGTTTTGATGCTCTTGGTCATACTTTTACCAGCTCAAGCGGGAAAGTGCCCAAAGTTCTGCATCTGCGACAACTCCAAACTCACCATGGCCTGTATCGGCAAGAATCTGACTCAGGTTCCCCCCACCATAGATGAG attacagtGAAACTGGACCTGAGTAAAAACGATATCCAGGTGCTGCCGACCCATGCGTTCCTGCACATCCCGCACCTCACGCACCTCACCCTGCAGCGGTGTAACATCAGAGCGGTGCGTGAGGGGGCCTTCCGCACCCTGGGCCGTCTGGTCTCCCTCAACCtggccaacaacaacattgagatCCTTTACCAG GAGTCTTTTGACGGCCTGTCATCCCTAAAGCAGCTGACGTTGGACCATAACCGTGTTGAGGAGATCCAGCCAGGGGCCTTCACTCAGCTGGGCTTCCTCAACATGCTGTCCCTCACACATAACCAGCTGGTCTACATCCCCAACATGGCCTTCCGGGGCCTGCACAACATCAAGTGGCTGCGTCTCAGTCGCAACTCCCTCAACAACCTGGCCATGGAGGCCTTCGCTGGCCTCTTCACCCTCACACGCCTCAGCCTCAACCACAATGAGCTGCAGTTCTTCCCCACACAGACTATGACCCG GCTGGCTCAAGTTACCCGCCTGGACCTGAGCTACAACCCCATGACATACCTGGGTGAGGATACTGTCTCCATGCCGAAGCTCACCCACCTCTACCTGGACCACATGTCCCTACAGGACATCTCAGACACAGCCATGTCCCaggcccccctcctctcccacctggaccTCAGCCACAACCAGCTGCGCTTCCTGGAGCCCCTCTCCGGCCCCATGGAGCTAGCCCGCCTCAACCTAACAGGAAACCCCATCCACTGTAACTGCTACCTGAGGCCCCTGAAGGAGTGGGCCAAGAAAGGGAAGGTGAAGTTGATGGGGGTCTGTGCGggtccccctcacctctctgatgAGACCCTGGAGGGAGTGGGGCCTATGGAGCTGCGGTGCCGGAGCAGGGAGGACATGATAAAGGAGGAGTTTGAAGAGCAGGAGGAGACCAGGGAGCGTGCACTGCCCACAGCCAAGCCTAAGAAGAAGATCAAGTGTCCTGATAACTGTGACTGCGAC GTGAAGGCTCAGCACGCCACATGTGAGAACCGTGGTCACACCAAAGTCCCCTACGGCTTCCCCTCTAATTCCCAGCTCCTGGACCTGCGCAGCAACCACTTCCATTACATCCCTAGCAACAGTTTCCCCGGTACAGACCAGGTGGTCTCTCTGCATCTGGAGCACTGCAAGGTCCGTGAGATCGAAGGCGGTTCCTTCCGGGGCATGAAGGGCCTGGTCTACCTCTACCTGTCTGACAATGACCTCACCTCCCTGGGCTCAGAGACTTTCATTGGGGCCCCTGAGCTCACCTACCTCCACCTGGAAGGGAACCAGCTGGCCATGTTCCCTGGGGCTGCCCTGGCCCCCCTGCCCAGCCTGCTTGTGCTCCACCTGGAGCGGAACACTATCGGTAAGCTGGAGCGGACAGGCCAGCTCTCCTCAGTCCCCAAGTTGAGAGGACTCTACCTGACCAATAACACCATATCCACTATAGCCCCTGGTGCTCTCAACTCCGCCCACCTAGATACTCTTCATCTGGGGTCCAATCAACTTGCTGAGGTGCCTACCGACGGGCTGTCCAAGGCCTCCAGTCTGACCGAGCTCTGCCTCTCCGGAAATTTCATTCGTTGGGTCGGACCAAAGGCGTTCCTTCCTGTGTCCAAGAGCCTAAGGCAGCTGTATATGGATGACATGGGTCTGGAGAAG ATGTCCAGAGACTCCCTGGTGGGGCTGGGCTCTGGGCTGACTACTCTGTCTCTGGGGGGGAACCAGCTGGAGGAGCTGCCTGACCTGAGCCCACTCACTGGGCTGGAGGTCATCAACCTGGCTCACAACCCCCTGCTATGTGATTGCACCCTGCTGCCACTCCGCAG gTGGATGGAGAATGTGAGTCTGAAGATGACAGCCACCTGTGGTCATCCTCCTGAGTTCCGGGGCCAAAGTGTGAGGGATGTCCATGTCTTTAAGAGCTGTCCAGGGGAGAGTGCTTCTCCTGGCAAGACCCTCAAAGGATTCAAGGACACAAAATCAATAAATCCCAAACCCACTCTCCTCAAGGTGACCATGGCAAAAGCCAAGCCAGGAAAGGCTAAACCCATGCCAACCAAGCCCAAAGCCAAGCCTCTGAAGAACCCTAAGGCACCAGCATCCCAAAAAACAAGAAGACTTATAAAAAGTAGGAAATCAGTGATGTAA
- the LOC110486414 gene encoding ran GTPase-activating protein 1 isoform X1 produces the protein MATDAVAQLADSLAKTQVTEGELSYKGQGRKFDNAQSVEEIVKEIQEFKGLQALRLEGNTYGVEAAQAIAKALETKSEFKYCYWSDMFTGRLRSEIPPALNSLGAALMTAGARLTVLDLSDNAFGPDGVKGIEKLLKSTACHTLQELRLNNCGMGIGGGKILAAALTECYKQSSAQGTPLGLKVFIAGRNRLENDGATALAQAFQLMGSLEEVHVPQNGINHPGVTALATAMQHNPQLRVLNLNDNTFTKKGAIAMAQALKHLRSVQVINFGDCLVRSEGAIAIAEAITEGLPILKELNLSFGEITGEAALLVAQSVEGKATLEKLDLNGNCLGEEGCDALREVMDGLNMGDLLGSLSDDEGEPEEEDDDEDEDEEDDYEEEEEDDDVEEEDSSVNQVSSPPSVPRSPDASSFLCFPSPDKLLKLGTKRALLFEQQVDVADAGKTAEAFLKISSVYNEEDKDVKSAVLDSIDAILRKAFASPSFQGYNFISSLLVMLGLLKSEDKVKPVRVVPGHLQALEYVVRQDYFPQDHIAVLEAFMSRHIQALESCSSSRNILKSTLEQVRPEN, from the exons ATGGCGACAGATGCTGTTGCACAGTTGGCCGACTCTCTGGCCAAAACTCAGGTGACTGAGGGAGAGTTGAGTTATAAAGGCCAAGGACGCAAATTCGACAATGCACAATCTG TGgaagagatagtgaaagagatCCAGGAGTTCAAGGGGTTGCAAGCGCTCAGGCTGGAGGGGAACACTTATGGGGTGGAGGCAGCACAGGCCATCGCTAAAGCCCTGGAGACAAAGAGTGAATTTAAG tactGTTACTGGAGTGACATGTTTACTGGGCGGCTGCGTTCTGAGATCCCTCCAGCCCTG AACTCCCTGGGTGCGGCCCTGATGACAGCAGGCGCCAGACTGACCGTGCTGGACCTTAGTGACAATGCCTTTGGACCAGACGGGGTGAAGGGCATCGAGAAGTTGCTCAAGAGCACTGCCTGTCACACACTGCAGGAACTGAGGCTCAACAACTGCGGCATGGGCATTGGTGGAGGCAAG ATCTTAGCTGCAGCGTTGACGGAGTGCTATAAGCAGTCCAGTGCACAGGGCACCCCCCTCGGGCTGAAGGTGTTCATCGCAGGCAGAAACCGTCTGGAGAACGATGGGGCCACTGCCCTCGCCCAGGCCTTCCAG CTGATGGGTAGTCTGGAGGAAGTGCACGTGCCCCAGAATGGGATCAACCACCCTGGAGTGACTGCTCTGGCCACTGCCATGCAACACAACCCCCAGCTCCGGGTCCTCAACCTCAACGACAACACCTTCACCAAGAAAGGAGCTATCGCCATGGCACAG GCTCTGAAACATTTGCGTAGTGTCCAGGTGATAAACTTTGGAGACTGTCTGGTGCGTTCCGAGGGGGCTATAGCCATCGCAGAGGCAATCACTGAGGGGCTTCCCATCCTCAAG GAGCTGAATCTGTCATTCGGGGAGATCACAGGAGAAGCTGCACTGCTGGTGGCACAATCAGTCGAGGGCAAAGCCACACTGGAGAAACTGGACCTAAATG GTAACTGCCTGGGGGAGGAGGGCTGTGATGCTCTCAGAGAGGTAATGGATGGCCTGAACATGGGAGACCTGCTGGGATCACTCAG CGACGATGAAGGGGAGccggaggaggaggatgatgatgaagatgaagatgaggaggatgactatgaggaggaggaggaggatgatgatgtggAGGAAGAAGACAGCAGTGTGAATCAGGTTTCCTCTCCTCCGTCAGTGCCCCGATCCCCAGatgcctcctccttcctctgcttccccTCCCCCGACAAGCTGCTCAAACTGGGCACCAAGAGGGCCCTGCTCTTTGAACAGCAG GTAGATGTGGCGGATGCTGGTAAGACAGCGGAGGCATTCCTGAAAATCTCCTCTGTGTACAATGAGGAAGATAAAGATGTTAAGAGTGCTGTCCTAGACAGTATTG ATGCAATTCTTAGGAAAGCCTTCGCAAGCCCCTCCTTCCAAGGTTACAACTTTATATCATCGCTGTTAGTAATGCTGGGACTCCTCAAG AGTGAGGACAAAGTGAAGCCGGTGCGTGTAGTACCTGGGCATTTGCAGGCCCTGGAGTACGTTGTGCGTCAGGACTACTTCCCCCAGGACCACATCGCCGTGCTGGAGGCCTTCATGTCCCG ACACATCCAGGCCCTGGAGTCGTGCAGCAGCTCCAGGAACATCCTCAAGTCCACACTGGAGCAGGTCAGGCCTGAAAACTGA
- the LOC110486414 gene encoding ran GTPase-activating protein 1 isoform X2 produces MATDAVAQLADSLAKTQVTEGELSYKGQGRKFDNAQSVEEIVKEIQEFKGLQALRLEGNTYGVEAAQAIAKALETKSEFKYCYWSDMFTGRLRSEIPPALNSLGAALMTAGARLTVLDLSDNAFGPDGVKGIEKLLKSTACHTLQELRLNNCGMGIGGGKILAAALTECYKQSSAQGTPLGLKVFIAGRNRLENDGATALAQAFQLMGSLEEVHVPQNGINHPGVTALATAMQHNPQLRVLNLNDNTFTKKGAIAMAQALKHLRSVQVINFGDCLVRSEGAIAIAEAITEGLPILKELNLSFGEITGEAALLVAQSVEGKATLEKLDLNGNCLGEEGCDALREVMDGLNMGDLLGSLSDDEGEPEEEDDDEDEDEEDDYEEEEEDDDVEEEDSSVNQVSSPPSVPRSPDASSFLCFPSPDKLLKLGTKRALLFEQQVDVADAGKTAEAFLKISSVYNEEDKDVKSAVLDSIDAILRKAFASPSFQGYNFISSLLVMLGLLKSEDKVKPVRVVPGHLQALEYVVRQDYFPQDHIAVLEAFMSR; encoded by the exons ATGGCGACAGATGCTGTTGCACAGTTGGCCGACTCTCTGGCCAAAACTCAGGTGACTGAGGGAGAGTTGAGTTATAAAGGCCAAGGACGCAAATTCGACAATGCACAATCTG TGgaagagatagtgaaagagatCCAGGAGTTCAAGGGGTTGCAAGCGCTCAGGCTGGAGGGGAACACTTATGGGGTGGAGGCAGCACAGGCCATCGCTAAAGCCCTGGAGACAAAGAGTGAATTTAAG tactGTTACTGGAGTGACATGTTTACTGGGCGGCTGCGTTCTGAGATCCCTCCAGCCCTG AACTCCCTGGGTGCGGCCCTGATGACAGCAGGCGCCAGACTGACCGTGCTGGACCTTAGTGACAATGCCTTTGGACCAGACGGGGTGAAGGGCATCGAGAAGTTGCTCAAGAGCACTGCCTGTCACACACTGCAGGAACTGAGGCTCAACAACTGCGGCATGGGCATTGGTGGAGGCAAG ATCTTAGCTGCAGCGTTGACGGAGTGCTATAAGCAGTCCAGTGCACAGGGCACCCCCCTCGGGCTGAAGGTGTTCATCGCAGGCAGAAACCGTCTGGAGAACGATGGGGCCACTGCCCTCGCCCAGGCCTTCCAG CTGATGGGTAGTCTGGAGGAAGTGCACGTGCCCCAGAATGGGATCAACCACCCTGGAGTGACTGCTCTGGCCACTGCCATGCAACACAACCCCCAGCTCCGGGTCCTCAACCTCAACGACAACACCTTCACCAAGAAAGGAGCTATCGCCATGGCACAG GCTCTGAAACATTTGCGTAGTGTCCAGGTGATAAACTTTGGAGACTGTCTGGTGCGTTCCGAGGGGGCTATAGCCATCGCAGAGGCAATCACTGAGGGGCTTCCCATCCTCAAG GAGCTGAATCTGTCATTCGGGGAGATCACAGGAGAAGCTGCACTGCTGGTGGCACAATCAGTCGAGGGCAAAGCCACACTGGAGAAACTGGACCTAAATG GTAACTGCCTGGGGGAGGAGGGCTGTGATGCTCTCAGAGAGGTAATGGATGGCCTGAACATGGGAGACCTGCTGGGATCACTCAG CGACGATGAAGGGGAGccggaggaggaggatgatgatgaagatgaagatgaggaggatgactatgaggaggaggaggaggatgatgatgtggAGGAAGAAGACAGCAGTGTGAATCAGGTTTCCTCTCCTCCGTCAGTGCCCCGATCCCCAGatgcctcctccttcctctgcttccccTCCCCCGACAAGCTGCTCAAACTGGGCACCAAGAGGGCCCTGCTCTTTGAACAGCAG GTAGATGTGGCGGATGCTGGTAAGACAGCGGAGGCATTCCTGAAAATCTCCTCTGTGTACAATGAGGAAGATAAAGATGTTAAGAGTGCTGTCCTAGACAGTATTG ATGCAATTCTTAGGAAAGCCTTCGCAAGCCCCTCCTTCCAAGGTTACAACTTTATATCATCGCTGTTAGTAATGCTGGGACTCCTCAAG AGTGAGGACAAAGTGAAGCCGGTGCGTGTAGTACCTGGGCATTTGCAGGCCCTGGAGTACGTTGTGCGTCAGGACTACTTCCCCCAGGACCACATCGCCGTGCTGGAGGCCTTCATGTCCCGGTAA